GCCTGCGCGTCTGCCCCCAAACCAGCGCGGTGTGGGTAAACACATACAGCGAGCGCCTTGACCCGCGCGGCGCACCCTACTGGTGGCTGGAGGGCGAAATTCCGCCCGCCTCCATCGAACCCGGCTCGGACAAGGACCTGCTCAACCAGGGTTACATTACCCTGACCCCCCTGCGCTTCGACTTTACCGACGCGGCGGGGCTGGACGCGCTTACGGGCATGAGCCTGGGCTAACCGGGGCAGAACCAGGGACTTTGCGCCGGGCTGCAACCAGCCGAAAAAATAAAGGAACGGCAGCGCCCACTTGACGCTGCCGCCGCTTGTGCGCTACAGGCGCGCACGGGCATGTGCATTTGCAGTGCCTGCCCAGTGCTGCACGCCAGCAACAGCAGGAAAGTCTGCCCCCCAATTGGGCGTCAGGCATTCCCCTTTGTGGCAAATTGGTGTATGTGCAAACGAGTCTTTCCGGGCGACACGGTTTTTTAACCGCCCTCAATGCCAGACCCTCTGGAGGAAACCATGCCTCTTATCAATCCCAAAGAAATGTTCGCTGCCGCCTATGCTGGCGGGTATGCCATTGGCGCTTTCAACGTCAACAACATGGAGATCATCCAGGGCATAATGAGCGCGGCCTCCGAGGAAAAATCACCTGTTATCCTTCAGGTTTCTTCGGGCGCACGCAAATATGCCGGTCAGGTGTACATCATGAAGCTGGTGGAAGCAGCCCTGACGCTTGATCCTTCCATCCCTGTGGTGGTGCATCTCGACCACGGCCCCAACTTTGAAATGTGCCGCGACTGCATCGATGGCGGCTTTACCTCGGTGATGATCGACGGCTCGCACCTGTCGTTTGAAGACAATATCGCCCTGACCAAGCAGGTTGTGGACTATGCCCACCCCCGTGGCGTGTGGGTTGAAGCCGAACTGGGCAAACTGGCGGGCATTGAGGAACACGTGCAGTCTGACGAACACGTGTACACCGATCCCGACGAAGCCGTGGAATTTGTGAACCGCACTGGCTGCGACTCTCTGGCTGTTGCCATTGGCACAAGCCACGGCGCGTACAAGTTCAAGGGCGAAGCCAAGCTTGATTTTGATCGCCTGCAACGCATTGGCGACAAGCTGCCCGGCTACCCCCTGGTGCTGCACGGTGCCTCGAGCGTACCGCAGGAATTTGTGAGCCAGTGCAACCAGTACGGCGGTCAGGTGGGCGGCGCCAAGGGCGTGCCCGAAGACATGCTGCGCAAGGCCGCTGGCATGGGCGTGTGCAAGATCAACGTGGACACGGACATCCGTCTGGCTGTTACCGCTTCCATCCGCCAGAATCTGACCGAACATCCCGAACAGTTTGACCCGCGCGCCTACCTCACCCCCGCGCGCGACGCCGTCAAGAACATGGTGGCCCACAAGATCCGCAATGTAATGGGATCTTCAAATAAGGCTTAATCCCTACGCCCCAAGGAGCGCGAATCATGCCCGTGAAAGTTGGAATGAACGGCTTTGGCCGTATCGGCCGCTATCTGCTGCGTCTTATGGCCGACAATCAAGACATCCAGATCGCTGCCATTAACGCCCGTGCGGACAATGCCGCGCTGGCCTACCTTTTCAAGTATGATTCCACTTATGGAACCTTTCAGGGCACGGTTGATCACGATGAAAACGGCATCATCGTCAACGGCCGCCATATCGCCGTTACCCGCTGCAAGGCTGGCGAATGGGAATGGGAACGTCTGGGCGTAACCCTGGCCGTGGAAACCACCGGCACCATCAAAGACAGTGAAGGGCTTGCCCAGCACCTGGCCTGCGGTGCCAAAAAGGTTGTCATCTCTGCCCCGGGCAAGGATGTGGACGCCATGATCGTCATGGGCGTCAACCACGACATCTACGACGGCGCGAAGCACAACATCATTTCCGCCGCCTCCTGCACCACCAACTGCCTGGCTCCGGCCGTCAAGGTGCTGCACGAAACCTTTGGCTTCCGCCACGGGCTCATGACCACCATCCACTCCTACACCATGAGCCAGCGTATTCTGGACGGAACCCACAAGGACTGGCGTCGCGGTCGCGCGGCTGCCGTCTCCATGGTTCCCTCCAGCACCGGCGCTGCCAAGGCAGTGGGCCTTGTGATGCCCGAACTGGCAGGCAAGCTCAACGGCATGTCCGTGCGTGTACCCACCTTTGACTGCTCGCTGGTTGACCTGACCTGTGAAGTGGAAAAAGCCTGTGACGCCGCCGCCGTCAACGCGGCCCTGCAGGCCGCCAGCAAGGGCGCTCTGGCCGCCAACATGGGCTTTTCTGAAGAACCTCTGGTGTCCATCGACTACAAGGGCAGCACCTACGGTGGCGTGGTGGACGCGCTTTCCACCCAGGTGCTTGACGGCACCATGGTCAAGCTGCTCATCTGGTACGACAACGAATCGGGCTTTACCAACCAGTTGCTGCGCCTGCTCAACATGGTGGGCAAAGACTGCTAACAGTATTCTGTTCCGCGCACCCGGGCTTTGCCCAGGGCAATAACCAGGTGTCGCAGTGGCGGGGGGGGGGGGGGGGGGGGCGGGCGGGGGGGGGGCGCCGGGGGNNNNNNNNNNCAAAGACTGCTACCTGTATTCTGTTCCGCGAACCCGGGCTTTGCCCTGGGCATTCACCAGGTGGCGCAGGGGCGGCGGGCGTTGAAACGCCCGCCGCTTTCTTTTTGCCACGGTGTACGCAACCGCTTCATGGCACTGCTGCCAGCTCTGCTCCCTGCCAACGCCCGTCCATGGCACCCTGACAGGGTTTCATGCCACCCGGCAAAATCTGCTTTCAGCTTCCGCATCAGGGCGGAAAAAAATTCCCCCTTATTTCAGCCCCTCAAAGGGAGGCGCCAAAAAACTGGCTCCATACGCCACTTTTCAGGCATGAGTCCCACCCTTTATTTTTGCCCACAGCCCTAATCATTTTGGTTCAACCGCCGATAAAGTGGACAAAAGGTGGTAGCACGCAAGGACGCGTCGGCATTTCGCGCCACCTGTGACATACAGCATTCATGGAGGAATGTATGTATATCAATAGTAATACCATGGCCACAGAGGTGACCAACAATCTGACGTCGCATTACAACAATCTTAAGACCTCAACCTCGCGACTTTCTTCAGGTCTGCGCATCAACTCCGCTGCGGACGATGCCGCCGGTCTGGCCATTCGCGAACTCATGCGTACCGATATCGCCGCCCTGCAACAGGGCGTGCGTAACGCCAATGACGCTATTTCCCTCATTCAGACTGCCGACGGCGCCCTGGGCATCATCGACGAAAAGCTGACCCGCATGAAGGAACTGGCAGAACAGGCCGCCACCGGTACCTATGACTCCACCCAGCGTCTGATGATCGAGTCGGAGTACCAGGCCATGGCTTCGGAAATTACCCGAATCGCCAACGCCACGGACTTCAACGGCATCCACCTGCTCAACGGCAACCTGTCGAGCGACACGCACGATGGCAGTGGCATGTCGGCCACTGGCAAGCTCAAGGTTCACTTTGGTACGGCCAACGACTCCGCCGAGGACTACTACTACATCAAGATCGGCACGAGTACAGCTTCGGCTCTGGGCGTAGGCAACCAGGCAGCATCCACTTCAGATGGTCTCACCATCTCTACTCAGGATGCAGCGCAGAAGGCACTTGTTGCCGTTACCAATGCAGTGATTTCGAAGGACAAGATCCGGGCGCATCTGGGCGCGCTGCAAAACCGGCTGGAAAACACCATTTCCAACCTGACCACCCAGAGCGAGAATCTTCAGGCGGCTGAATCGCGCATTTCCGACGTGGACGTAGCCACAGAAATGACCAAGTTCGTCCGCAACCAGATCCTCACCCAGTCTTCTGTGGCCATGCTCTCGCAGGCCAACAGCATGCCAAGAATGGCCCTGACGCTGATCTCTGGCTAGCGGCAAAACCAGGTGGTGGAGGGCAACAGCCCCTAACTGGCCGCGAGGCTGGGGAGAGCCTTAAGGTCATAACAACAAGCTTTCATGAAAAGCCGAACCGTTCGCGGTTCGGCTTTTTTATGGTCTGGAGACCACGGCCACGCTGGGCAAATTCTGCACCGCCCATGCCACAGCTGCCGCAATTGAGGTCTGAGCAACGGCGTTGCTCCCCGCCTGCCAGCCCGTAATTTTTTTGTTCTGGCCGCAACCTCCCTGCTGCCGATCCATCAGGCAGTGGCAAGGCAGGCCGCTGGCACGGGTGATTTTTCAGAACGTGCTATACTATTCTTGCCGCCAGCACATTGCCGCTGATTCCATCATACAGATATTCATATATTTTTTTCCATCACCCTAGTCTCAACGCGCTGTAGCCCTCCAGAAGCGCGCCCTATGCCAGTATCTTGACGCACAGCCCTGCCAGTTCTGGCATGAATCCTGCTGTAAACGGAGTGCAGGTTTTCAGGCAAATATTGCCCCTCTGAAGCCACGAATCAGATGAGCAAGGCGCCTGTTGTTTAGGGCTACAGCCAGAGTTGGCTTTGCCGACAATGGCCGGTTTTATGAAACATTTTCCCCGCTTTTTTTTGCGGGATGAACGGTGGCAGTCCGCATGGAAGCGGGCGCGCGTAGTGCGCCACCGGGCAGACAGAACATTCATGGAGGAATGTCATGTATATCAATAACAACTCAATGGCTACCAACGTTTCCAATACCCTGACCAAGCATTACAGCGACCTGAAGACCTCTACCCAGCGTCTGTCCACAGGTCTGCGCGTCAATTCTGCGGCGGACGACGCCGCAGGTCTCGCCATCCGCGAATTGATGCGTACCGACATCTCTGCGTTGCAGCAGGGTGTGCGTAATGCTAACGACGCCATTTCCCTCCTCCAGACCGCCGACGGTGCTCTTGGCATCATCGACGAAAAGCTGACCCGCATGAAGGAACTGGCCGAACAGGCATCTACTGGCACGTACGATTCCACCCAGCGTCTGATGATCGAATCGGAGTACCAGGCCATGGCTTCGGAAATTACCCGAATCGCCAATGCCACGGACTTCAACGGCATCCACCTGCTGAATGGCAATCTGTCCAGTAGCACACACGATGGTAGCGGTATGACTTCTACCGGCAAGATGAAGGTTCACTTCGGTTCTGCCAACGACTCTGCTGAAGACTATTACTACATCCAGATCGGCACGAGCACCGCTTCGGCCCTGGGCGTGGGTAATGAGGCTACCGGCACTGACGGCGTGACCATCTCCACCCAGGAGGCGGCCCAGAAGGCGCTTGTCGCTGTGACCAACGCCGTTGTTTCGAAGGACAAGATCCGGGCGCACCTTGGTGCTCTGCAAAACAGGCTGGAAAACACCGTTTCCAACCTGACCACCCAGGCCGAGAACTTGCAGGCGGCTGAATCT
The sequence above is drawn from the Desulfovibrio sp. genome and encodes:
- the gap gene encoding type I glyceraldehyde-3-phosphate dehydrogenase, producing MPVKVGMNGFGRIGRYLLRLMADNQDIQIAAINARADNAALAYLFKYDSTYGTFQGTVDHDENGIIVNGRHIAVTRCKAGEWEWERLGVTLAVETTGTIKDSEGLAQHLACGAKKVVISAPGKDVDAMIVMGVNHDIYDGAKHNIISAASCTTNCLAPAVKVLHETFGFRHGLMTTIHSYTMSQRILDGTHKDWRRGRAAAVSMVPSSTGAAKAVGLVMPELAGKLNGMSVRVPTFDCSLVDLTCEVEKACDAAAVNAALQAASKGALAANMGFSEEPLVSIDYKGSTYGGVVDALSTQVLDGTMVKLLIWYDNESGFTNQLLRLLNMVGKDC
- a CDS encoding flagellin, which translates into the protein MYINNNSMATNVSNTLTKHYSDLKTSTQRLSTGLRVNSAADDAAGLAIRELMRTDISALQQGVRNANDAISLLQTADGALGIIDEKLTRMKELAEQASTGTYDSTQRLMIESEYQAMASEITRIANATDFNGIHLLNGNLSSSTHDGSGMTSTGKMKVHFGSANDSAEDYYYIQIGTSTASALGVGNEATGTDGVTISTQEAAQKALVAVTNAVVSKDKIRAHLGALQNRLENTVSNLTTQAENLQAAESRISDVDVATEMTKFVRNQILTQSSVAMLSQANSMPKMAMQLIQG
- the fba gene encoding class II fructose-1,6-bisphosphate aldolase, with translation MPLINPKEMFAAAYAGGYAIGAFNVNNMEIIQGIMSAASEEKSPVILQVSSGARKYAGQVYIMKLVEAALTLDPSIPVVVHLDHGPNFEMCRDCIDGGFTSVMIDGSHLSFEDNIALTKQVVDYAHPRGVWVEAELGKLAGIEEHVQSDEHVYTDPDEAVEFVNRTGCDSLAVAIGTSHGAYKFKGEAKLDFDRLQRIGDKLPGYPLVLHGASSVPQEFVSQCNQYGGQVGGAKGVPEDMLRKAAGMGVCKINVDTDIRLAVTASIRQNLTEHPEQFDPRAYLTPARDAVKNMVAHKIRNVMGSSNKA
- a CDS encoding flagellin gives rise to the protein MYINSNTMATEVTNNLTSHYNNLKTSTSRLSSGLRINSAADDAAGLAIRELMRTDIAALQQGVRNANDAISLIQTADGALGIIDEKLTRMKELAEQAATGTYDSTQRLMIESEYQAMASEITRIANATDFNGIHLLNGNLSSDTHDGSGMSATGKLKVHFGTANDSAEDYYYIKIGTSTASALGVGNQAASTSDGLTISTQDAAQKALVAVTNAVISKDKIRAHLGALQNRLENTISNLTTQSENLQAAESRISDVDVATEMTKFVRNQILTQSSVAMLSQANSMPRMALTLISG